Proteins encoded by one window of Haliotis asinina isolate JCU_RB_2024 chromosome 6, JCU_Hal_asi_v2, whole genome shotgun sequence:
- the LOC137286627 gene encoding mucin-2-like produces the protein TTTTTTTTTTTTPTTTPTATATPTTTTTPTPTPTHTTTTTTTTTPTPTTTTTTTTTTTTTLTPTPKTTTTTTNAPTTAPTTTTTTTTTPAPTTTPTTTSTTSTTPTTTPTTTTTTTTTPTPTTTTTTTTTPTPTTTTTPTPTTTPTTTTTTTTTPTPTTTTTTTTTPTPTTTTTPTPTTTPTTITTTTVTTTPTTTPTPTTTPIPTTTTTTATTTTTTPTTTPATTPTPIPKTTTTPTTTPVTSTTPTTTPTTTTTTTTTPTPTTTTTTTTTPTPTTTTTPTPTTTPTTTTTTTTTPTTTTPTTTPTTTTTPTTITTPTPTPTTTTTTTTTTTPTTTPTPTPTPTTTPTTTPTTTPTTTPTPAPTPTLTPTPTTTPTPTPKTTTTTTNAPTTAPTTTTTTTTTPAATTTTTTTTTTSTTPTTTPTTTTTTTTTPIPTTTTTTATTTTTTTTPAPTTTPITTTTTSTTPTTTPTTTTTTTPTPTPTPTPTTTTTPTPTTTPTPTATTTPTTTPTTTPTPTPTPTPTPTTTTTTTTTTTTTPTTTPTPIPKTTTTPTTTPATTATRTTTTTTTTTTTTTPTTTTTTTPTPTPTTTTTTTTTSTTTTTTTTTTTTTTKTTTTTTPTTTPTTTPTPTTTTTTTPTPTTTTTTTTTTTPTTTPTTTTTPTTITTPTPTPTTTTTTTTTTTPTTTPTPTPTPTTTPTTTPTTTPTTTPTPTPTPTLTPTPTTTPTPTPKTTTTTTNAPTTAPTTTTTTTTTPAATTTTTTTTTT, from the exons actacaactacaactacaaccacaaccacaactacacctacaactacacctacagctacagctacacctacaactacaactacacctacacctacacctacacatacaactacaactacaactacaactacacctacacctacaactacaactacaactacaactacaacaacaactacacttacacctacacctaaaactacaactacaactacaaatgcACCTACaactgcacctacaactacaactacaactacaactacacctgcacctacaactacacctacaactacaagtaCAACTTCAACTacgcctacaactacacctacaactacaactacaactacaactacacctacacctacaactacaactacaactacaactacacctacacctacaactacaactacacctacacctacaactacacctacaactacaactacaactacaactacacctacacctacaactacaactacaactacaactacacctacacctacaactacaactacacctacacctactactacacctacaactataaCTACAACTACAGtaacaactacacctacaactacacctacacctacaactacccctatacctacaactacaactacaactgcaactacaactacaactacacctacaactacacctgcaactacacctacacctatacctaaaactacaactacacctacaacaacacctgtaact TCAACTacgcctacaactacacctacaactacaactacaactacaactacacctacacctacaactacaactacaactacaactacacctacacctacaactacaactacacctacacctacaactacacctacaactacaactacaactacaactacac caaccacaactacacctacaactacacccacaactacaactacacctacaactataactacacctacacctacacctacaactacaactacaactacaactacaactacacctactactacacctacacctacacctacacctacaactacacctacaactacacctacaactacacctacaactacacctacacctgcaccaaCACCTACActtacacctacacctacaactacacctacacctacacctaaaactacaactacaactacaaatgcACCTACAAcagcacctacaactacaactacaactacaactacacctgcagctacaactacaactacaactacaactacaacttcaactacgcctacaactacacctacaactacaactacaactacaactacccctatacctacaactacaactacaactgcaact acaactacaactacaactacacctgcacctacaactacacctataactacaactacaacttcaactacgcctacaactacacctacaactacaactacaactacacctacacctacacctacacctacacctacaactacaactacacctacacctacaactactcctacacctacagctacaacgacaccaacaactacacctacaactacacctacacctacacctacacctacacctacacctacaactacaactacaactacaactacaactacaactacaccaacaactacacctacacctatacctaaaactacaactacacctacaacaacaCCTGCAACTACAGCTACacgtacaactacaactacaactacaactacaactacaactacacctacaactacaactacaactacacctacacctacacctacaaccacaaccacaaccacaactacatctacaactacaactacaactacaactacaactacaactacaactaaaaccacaaccacaactacacctacaactacacctacaactacacctacacctacaactacaactacaactacaccta cacctacaactacaactacaaccacaaccacaactacacctacaactacacccacaactacaactacacctacaactataactacacctacacctacacctacaactacaactacaactacaactacaactacacctactactacacctacacctacacctacacctacaactacacctacaactacacctacaactacacctacaactacacctacacctacaccaacacctacacttacacctacacctacaactacacctacacctacacctaaaactacaactacaactacaaatgcACCTACAAcagcacctacaactacaactacaactacaactacacctgcagctacaactacaactacaactacaactacaact